A stretch of Lewinella sp. 4G2 DNA encodes these proteins:
- a CDS encoding class I SAM-dependent rRNA methyltransferase, producing the protein MKTVTLSKGKDGAIRRRNPWIFSGAIKREDNGIEDGELVAVDAIDGERLGFGHYATGGIRVRLLDFGEHELPIEELLRDRLEDAIALRKQLGLSEDPLTNAYRLVHAAGDGLPGLIVDRYASVAVIQCHSVGMHLLKDTIAALLLELLSGTITTVYDKSSSTLPGHYQAENGVLAGEELTELVILENGRRFRVNVADGQKTGFFLDQRDNRWLLGSYAEGKKILNTFCYTGGFSVYALLGAAAQVQSVDLSGSAITLTEDNVSRNGDFDPGRHEAHAADVMEWLKEHAADQDYDIIVVDPPAFAKNKHKRHKAVQAYKRLNARAMKAIKPGGLLFTFSCSRVVDRQLFYDTIVAAGLESGRNCRVLHHLSQGADHPVNLYHQEGEYLKGLVVRVD; encoded by the coding sequence ATGAAAACAGTGACCCTGAGCAAAGGCAAGGATGGAGCCATCCGCCGCCGCAACCCCTGGATCTTTTCCGGCGCCATCAAACGGGAAGATAATGGCATTGAAGACGGAGAATTGGTGGCCGTAGATGCCATCGACGGGGAGCGCCTAGGGTTTGGCCATTACGCCACTGGAGGTATTCGTGTCCGACTGTTGGACTTTGGAGAGCACGAACTTCCGATCGAAGAACTGCTACGGGATCGCCTCGAGGATGCCATTGCCTTGCGTAAACAATTAGGCCTGAGCGAAGACCCACTCACGAATGCCTACCGCCTGGTACACGCAGCCGGTGATGGCTTGCCGGGCCTCATCGTGGACCGTTACGCGTCCGTAGCCGTCATCCAGTGCCATAGCGTGGGGATGCACCTGCTCAAGGACACCATTGCGGCCCTCCTGTTGGAATTACTTTCTGGCACCATTACTACCGTTTACGATAAGAGTAGTAGCACCCTACCGGGCCACTACCAGGCAGAAAACGGGGTACTGGCGGGTGAAGAACTTACCGAACTTGTCATCCTGGAAAATGGCCGTCGTTTTCGCGTCAACGTAGCCGACGGGCAGAAAACCGGCTTCTTCCTGGACCAGCGCGACAACCGGTGGTTACTCGGGAGCTACGCCGAGGGCAAAAAGATCCTCAATACGTTCTGCTACACCGGTGGTTTCTCCGTGTACGCACTTTTGGGCGCCGCCGCGCAGGTGCAGAGTGTGGACCTGAGTGGATCGGCCATCACGCTGACGGAGGATAACGTTTCACGAAATGGTGACTTCGATCCCGGCCGCCACGAAGCCCACGCCGCCGACGTCATGGAGTGGCTAAAGGAGCACGCCGCGGACCAGGATTACGACATCATCGTTGTCGACCCACCGGCCTTCGCAAAGAACAAGCATAAGCGCCACAAAGCCGTCCAGGCCTACAAACGGCTCAACGCCAGGGCGATGAAAGCCATTAAACCAGGTGGGCTACTTTTTACCTTCAGTTGCAGCCGCGTTGTGGACCGGCAATTATTCTACGATACAATCGTCGCTGCGGGGTTGGAATCCGGGCGGAATTGTCGTGTACTCCACCACCTTTCGCAGGGGGCGGACCACCCCGTCAACCTCTACCACCAGGAAGGGGAATACCTGAAAGGCTTAGTCGTGAGGGTTGATTGA
- a CDS encoding FAD-binding oxidoreductase → MKMLIVGQGLAGTLLGFRLAEAGYDVNFMDAPGQTASSSIAAGIINPITGRRFVKSWKIDELLPETINLYGRISNLLGRTYWHPQPLIRTLYNRGDVNDWEVRSADEGYVAYMDDDPALGQLPEITAPVFAYCGVQQAGRVDVKNLVNDYRAYLLRDRRFTAGTFEYDQVPAHLERYDRIIFCEGWRARYNPYFIFAGHSGNKGEVLFVKTDAPQLDRMFKHRVFLVPVEEELYWVGATSENQFEDDAPTAANRKFLEDRLSEVLTVPYEIISHAAAVRPTSRDRRMMIGAHPAKKRLLILNGLGTKGASLAPLGSKWLFEFITNNQAIPAEVDVNRFWDSSK, encoded by the coding sequence ATGAAGATGCTTATTGTTGGTCAGGGGTTGGCGGGGACGCTGCTGGGGTTTCGGTTAGCGGAAGCCGGGTACGACGTAAACTTCATGGATGCACCGGGTCAGACCGCTTCCAGTAGTATCGCAGCGGGCATCATTAACCCCATTACGGGGCGCCGTTTCGTCAAGAGTTGGAAGATCGATGAGCTCTTGCCCGAGACCATCAATTTGTACGGTCGGATATCCAATTTACTCGGGCGCACTTACTGGCATCCGCAACCATTGATTCGCACACTGTACAATCGGGGAGATGTTAATGACTGGGAGGTGCGGTCCGCGGATGAGGGTTACGTAGCGTATATGGACGACGACCCGGCTCTGGGTCAGCTTCCCGAAATTACTGCACCCGTCTTTGCCTACTGCGGCGTTCAGCAAGCCGGACGGGTGGACGTAAAAAACCTGGTGAATGATTACCGCGCGTACCTTTTGCGAGATAGGCGGTTTACCGCTGGCACCTTCGAATATGACCAGGTGCCGGCACACCTCGAGCGCTACGACCGTATCATTTTCTGCGAAGGTTGGCGGGCTCGTTATAACCCCTACTTCATTTTCGCCGGCCATTCCGGTAACAAGGGGGAGGTCTTATTCGTGAAGACCGACGCACCCCAACTGGATCGAATGTTTAAGCACCGGGTATTTCTCGTTCCCGTTGAGGAGGAGCTTTACTGGGTGGGAGCGACTAGTGAAAATCAGTTTGAGGACGATGCGCCAACTGCTGCTAACCGGAAGTTTCTGGAGGATCGATTATCCGAAGTGCTAACCGTGCCCTACGAGATCATTTCCCACGCCGCTGCCGTGCGCCCAACATCTCGGGACCGCCGGATGATGATCGGTGCCCATCCGGCAAAGAAGCGACTATTAATCCTCAATGGCTTGGGAACGAAGGGCGCTTCGCTGGCTCCCCTGGGCAGCAAGTGGTTGTTTGAATTTATCACCAATAATCAGGCGATTCCCGCAGAGGTAGACGTCAATCGCTTTTGGGATTCATCGAAGTAG